Proteins found in one Rahnella aquatilis CIP 78.65 = ATCC 33071 genomic segment:
- the tssA gene encoding type VI secretion system protein TssA, giving the protein MIMNFEPLFAPVSAEQPAGRNMEYEQVYNEIREARESDPDYLPQGEWATELRKADWSKVVRLSSQVLQKESKDLQVACWLIEGLSHQHGISGLLGGIGFLIPFIQNYWQNGWPEMDEDGAVIRHGMINRLDRQLAQMMHCHPLFGQPESTLDHWRKVLAYEHRVTMKPDSAAERGSDDDFSMDTFNRWAATLDPQKVIAQNEALTQLETTLDTLEALYGQLNPQADSLAMGQMRSATAEMQEFVKRLFDRAAPAYDDVMTLNVLTPDEDEQGTDVSSLMNNTKKQTMSRDLAISQMLTIAHFFRQTEPSSPVPFLMERAARWAAMTLTEWLEEMLQDDSSMRDINKVLKGHGRE; this is encoded by the coding sequence GAACAGGTCTATAACGAAATCCGCGAGGCGCGGGAAAGTGATCCTGACTATTTGCCGCAGGGCGAATGGGCTACTGAATTGCGTAAAGCCGACTGGAGCAAAGTCGTCCGCTTAAGCTCGCAAGTGCTACAGAAAGAAAGCAAGGATTTGCAGGTGGCCTGCTGGCTTATTGAAGGTCTGAGCCATCAGCACGGGATCAGCGGCCTGCTGGGCGGTATCGGTTTTCTGATACCGTTTATACAAAATTACTGGCAAAACGGCTGGCCGGAGATGGATGAGGACGGCGCGGTAATCCGCCACGGCATGATCAATCGCCTGGATCGCCAGCTGGCGCAGATGATGCATTGTCATCCTCTGTTCGGGCAGCCGGAAAGCACACTGGATCACTGGCGTAAGGTGCTCGCCTATGAACACCGGGTGACGATGAAACCAGATAGCGCTGCCGAACGAGGCAGTGACGATGATTTCTCTATGGATACGTTCAACCGCTGGGCCGCCACACTGGATCCGCAGAAAGTTATCGCGCAGAACGAGGCGTTAACCCAACTGGAGACCACGCTGGATACGCTTGAAGCCCTCTATGGTCAGCTGAATCCGCAGGCCGATTCTCTGGCGATGGGGCAGATGCGCAGTGCAACCGCTGAAATGCAGGAATTTGTGAAACGCCTGTTTGACCGTGCGGCACCGGCTTATGACGACGTGATGACCCTTAACGTATTAACGCCTGACGAAGATGAGCAGGGCACTGACGTCAGCTCACTGATGAATAACACTAAAAAACAAACGATGTCACGGGATCTGGCCATCAGCCAGATGCTGACCATTGCCCATTTTTTCCGCCAGACCGAACCGTCAAGCCCCGTCCCTTTTCTGATGGAGCGTGCGGCGCGCTGGGCAGCGATGACACTGACGGAATGGCTGGAAGAGATGTTGCAGGACGACAGCAGTATGCGTGATATCAACAAAGTACTGAAAGGGCACGGCAGAGAATGA